In one Leptospira levettii genomic region, the following are encoded:
- a CDS encoding glutamate synthase subunit beta, whose product MGKPTGFLEFKKEYLQKIDPKERVKNYKEFEKPFPEAVAKDQGARCMDCGIPFCHGDTGCPVDNLIPEFNDFVYRGRWKEAWENLSKTNNFPEFTGRLCPAPCESACTLGIIEPPVSIKSIERTIIDRAWEEGWVIPQTPVSKSGKKVAVVGSGPAGLAAGQQLARAGHTVTIFEKNDRIGGLLRYGIPDFKMEKRHIDRRMKQMEAEGVTFKTNVNVGVDITAKQLLAEFDAVVLACGSEVPRDLPVEGRNHKGIHFAMEFLTKNNKHVAGDAIDIINAKDKHVIVIGGGDTGSDCVGTSNRHGAKSVTQIELFPEPPKERDKSTPWPLYPKMYRTSTSHEEGVNRKWAVSTMGFKANEKGEVTAIYGSEVKEENGKFVPVPGTEFEWPADLVFLAMGFVNPVKEGLLADLQKEGLELDNRGNVKADFGTKAGSFATSVPKVYACGDVRRGQSLIVWAISEGRKCADQVHHFLTTEVEA is encoded by the coding sequence GTGGGTAAACCAACAGGATTTTTAGAATTTAAAAAAGAATACCTTCAAAAGATTGATCCGAAGGAAAGAGTTAAAAACTATAAAGAGTTTGAAAAACCTTTTCCTGAGGCTGTTGCCAAAGACCAAGGAGCTCGTTGTATGGACTGCGGGATTCCGTTTTGCCATGGCGACACTGGTTGCCCTGTAGACAACCTCATCCCTGAATTTAATGACTTTGTTTACCGAGGTCGATGGAAGGAAGCTTGGGAAAATCTTTCGAAAACGAATAACTTCCCAGAGTTTACAGGAAGGTTATGCCCTGCTCCATGTGAGTCGGCTTGTACCCTTGGGATCATTGAACCACCAGTATCCATCAAGTCAATTGAACGAACTATCATTGACCGTGCTTGGGAAGAAGGATGGGTCATCCCACAAACTCCTGTTTCTAAATCAGGCAAAAAAGTAGCAGTTGTCGGATCGGGACCAGCTGGTCTTGCCGCAGGACAACAGTTAGCTCGTGCAGGTCATACAGTCACTATCTTCGAAAAAAATGATCGGATTGGTGGCCTACTCCGTTACGGAATTCCTGATTTTAAAATGGAAAAAAGACACATCGACCGCCGAATGAAACAAATGGAAGCGGAAGGTGTTACTTTCAAAACCAATGTGAATGTTGGGGTTGATATTACCGCAAAACAATTATTAGCTGAATTTGATGCAGTTGTCCTTGCTTGTGGATCAGAAGTCCCAAGAGACCTTCCTGTAGAAGGTAGAAATCACAAAGGAATCCATTTTGCGATGGAGTTTTTGACTAAAAACAACAAACACGTTGCAGGTGATGCGATTGATATCATCAATGCAAAAGACAAACATGTGATTGTGATTGGTGGTGGTGATACAGGATCTGACTGTGTTGGAACATCCAACAGGCACGGTGCAAAGTCCGTCACACAAATTGAATTATTCCCTGAACCTCCAAAGGAAAGAGACAAGTCTACTCCTTGGCCTTTGTATCCAAAAATGTACCGAACATCCACTTCTCATGAAGAAGGTGTGAATCGCAAATGGGCAGTTTCGACAATGGGATTCAAAGCCAATGAAAAAGGTGAAGTCACTGCCATTTACGGATCGGAAGTCAAAGAAGAAAACGGAAAGTTCGTACCAGTACCTGGAACCGAATTCGAATGGCCTGCTGACCTTGTTTTTTTAGCCATGGGTTTTGTGAACCCTGTGAAAGAGGGTTTGCTTGCTGATCTACAAAAAGAAGGGTTAGAACTGGATAACAGAGGGAATGTAAAAGCAGATTTCGGTACAAAAGCTGGGTCCTTTGCAACTTCAGTTCCAAAAGTCTATGCTTGCGGAGACGTAAGACGCGGACAATCCCTGATTGTTTGGGCGATTTCGGAAGGAAGAAAGTGTGCAGACCAAGTGCACCATTTTTTGACTACTGAAGTAGAAGCTTAA
- the gltB gene encoding glutamate synthase large subunit, translating to MSKSNQPPILPPLGPQAQGMYDPAMDKDSCGVGFIANYKGKRSRDIVDKGIRLMCNLEHRGAEGADPKTGDGAGIMINLPDAFFRKNLPFTLPKEGDYAVGFLFLPQNAEVRAAVENVIEKIIIDEGEEFLGFRDVPVNKEYAGVVASKTIPVFKQVFIGKKSKKIKTSDDFERKLFLIRRLIDRRIRAELKLDRSQYYVPSFSSRTIVYKGMLLGDQVKKFYEDLKSPDLTSAFCLTHTRFSTNTFPTWDLAHPYRQIAHNGEINTLRGNMNWMAARQMVMQSPLYGDELKRMLPIVMEGQSDTATFDTVLELLVMGGRSLPHSVMMMIPEAWSKNKAMDADRRAFYEYHATFMEPWDGPAAIAFTDGRIIGATLDRNGLRPARYIVTKDDEVIMSSEAGVLNLPPEEVLVQDRLRPGRMLLIDMEKGQILDDEEIKKQISTQKPYRKWVEDNMIRLGSLPDPENVKQPQHETILERQRAFGYTHEDVFTLIKPMGVSGEEPVGSMGVDSSLAVLSEKPQPLYRYFKQNFAQVTNPPIDPIREELVMELTTYIGPEGNLLSEEPEHAHRLELEHPILTNEDFEKIKQISEGHFKAKTFDILFDPSKKHDMRNSLDRVCADAAKAIREQGVNLIILTDHAVGEKKAAIPSLLAVAGLHHYLIREGLRTKAGIVLESGEPREVAHFALLCGYGANAINPYLAFETIADLSLQGLLPEVPNYKDAKKKYIKSIGKGLFKVFSKMGISTLQSYCGAQIFEAVGLDSELVNTYFAGTQSRIEGLSLEMLEEETVRRHKAAYDPTYFPNNLEPGGVHYYRKNGDSHLYTPITVHKLQKATQENDYKTFKEFSALIDNQNERAITLRSLFQLDFEGSKAIPIEEVESVKSILKRFQTGAMSHGSISWEAHTTLAIAMNRIGAKSNTGEGGEDPVRFKTLPNGDSMRSAIKQVASARFGVTMEYLTNADDIQIKMAQGAKPGEGGQLPGHKVDKYIGWLRYSTPGVTLISPPPHHDIYSIEDLKQLIFDLKNSNPRARISVKLVSESGVGTVAAGVAKAHADHILIAGHEGGTGASPISSIHHAGTPWELGLSETHQTLVANGLRDRVYLAVDGKLLTGKDVVVGALLGAEEFGFSTSALVSVGCIMMRKCHLNTCPVGVATQDEFLRSKFTGKPEYVVNFMTFVAEEVREIMAKLGFRTFEEMIGQVEKIKFKRPHHHWKARGLDFSKVLHRPNPVFPTGLYRAKEQNHHLDEQIDNELIRKSLAAIDHKQPVKIQTSIVNLNRSVGTMLSHEVTKKYGVDGLSEDTIDIEFTGTAGQSFGAFVTKGMTLRLVGEGNDYVGKGLCGGKLIFQTPKNAPYKAEENIVIGNTCFIGATSGYAYVNGMAGERFCVRNSGAHVIVEGTGDHGCEYMTGGRVIILGEIGRNFAAGMSGGIAYLWDPKKNKEVLINKEMVDLDPLTDASEIAEVKKMVEDHKKYTGSKRAEEVLNNWDEVIKQMIKVIPRDYKKALEKMASENGSEKQKTEGVTTRG from the coding sequence ATGTCAAAATCCAACCAACCACCCATCCTTCCGCCACTCGGCCCACAGGCCCAAGGTATGTATGATCCTGCCATGGACAAAGACTCCTGTGGTGTTGGTTTTATCGCAAATTATAAGGGCAAACGTTCCCGTGACATAGTAGACAAAGGGATCCGCCTCATGTGTAACCTTGAACACCGAGGTGCCGAAGGTGCTGATCCGAAAACGGGAGACGGCGCAGGAATTATGATCAACCTGCCTGATGCTTTTTTCCGCAAAAACCTACCATTCACCCTTCCGAAAGAAGGTGATTATGCAGTTGGATTTTTATTCTTACCTCAAAATGCGGAAGTAAGAGCGGCTGTTGAAAACGTAATTGAAAAAATCATCATCGACGAAGGGGAAGAATTCCTTGGTTTTCGAGATGTTCCAGTAAACAAAGAATATGCGGGAGTCGTTGCTTCCAAAACCATTCCAGTCTTCAAACAAGTGTTTATCGGGAAAAAATCCAAAAAAATCAAAACATCCGATGATTTTGAAAGAAAATTATTCCTAATCAGACGACTCATTGACAGACGAATTCGTGCGGAACTCAAACTCGATCGTTCGCAATACTATGTACCAAGTTTTTCATCGAGGACCATTGTATACAAAGGGATGTTACTGGGAGACCAAGTTAAAAAATTCTACGAAGACTTAAAGTCACCTGACCTCACTTCGGCGTTCTGTTTAACACACACTCGGTTTTCCACAAACACCTTCCCTACTTGGGATTTGGCTCACCCTTACCGACAAATTGCTCACAATGGTGAGATCAATACGTTACGTGGGAACATGAACTGGATGGCAGCTCGCCAAATGGTCATGCAATCTCCGTTATACGGTGACGAACTCAAAAGGATGCTTCCTATCGTCATGGAAGGCCAATCAGATACTGCAACTTTTGATACAGTCCTTGAACTACTTGTGATGGGTGGAAGGTCATTGCCACACTCAGTGATGATGATGATCCCAGAAGCTTGGTCAAAAAACAAAGCGATGGACGCCGACAGACGTGCGTTCTACGAATACCACGCTACGTTTATGGAACCATGGGATGGTCCTGCTGCCATTGCCTTTACGGATGGAAGGATCATTGGTGCCACTCTTGATCGAAATGGTTTAAGACCTGCTCGTTATATCGTGACCAAAGATGATGAAGTGATCATGTCTTCCGAAGCAGGTGTTCTCAACTTACCACCGGAAGAAGTCCTTGTCCAAGATAGACTTCGTCCAGGTAGAATGCTCCTCATCGATATGGAAAAAGGACAAATCCTTGACGATGAAGAAATCAAAAAACAAATCTCTACCCAAAAACCATATCGCAAATGGGTAGAAGACAATATGATTCGATTGGGATCTCTTCCTGACCCTGAGAACGTAAAACAACCGCAACACGAAACAATTTTAGAAAGGCAAAGAGCATTTGGATACACACACGAAGATGTGTTTACCTTAATCAAACCGATGGGAGTTTCGGGGGAAGAACCAGTGGGTTCCATGGGAGTGGATTCCTCTCTTGCTGTCCTCAGTGAAAAACCACAACCGCTCTATCGTTATTTCAAACAAAACTTTGCACAGGTCACAAACCCACCGATTGACCCAATCCGTGAAGAATTGGTGATGGAACTCACAACCTACATTGGTCCTGAAGGGAACCTCCTTTCGGAAGAACCAGAACATGCTCATAGGCTTGAGTTGGAACACCCTATCCTCACAAATGAAGATTTTGAAAAGATCAAACAAATCAGTGAAGGGCATTTTAAAGCAAAAACCTTTGATATCCTTTTTGATCCTTCCAAAAAACATGATATGCGTAACTCACTCGATAGAGTTTGTGCAGATGCAGCAAAAGCTATCAGGGAACAAGGAGTAAACCTCATCATCCTTACTGACCATGCAGTGGGAGAAAAAAAGGCCGCCATTCCTTCCCTACTCGCAGTTGCTGGACTCCACCACTACCTCATCCGTGAAGGCCTTCGCACAAAAGCAGGGATTGTTTTGGAATCTGGGGAACCAAGAGAAGTTGCCCACTTCGCATTGTTATGCGGATATGGAGCAAATGCGATCAACCCATACTTAGCGTTTGAAACGATTGCGGATTTGTCTCTCCAAGGACTTTTACCTGAAGTACCAAACTACAAAGATGCAAAGAAAAAATACATCAAATCAATTGGGAAAGGACTCTTCAAAGTATTCTCTAAAATGGGGATCTCCACATTACAATCGTACTGCGGAGCACAAATCTTTGAAGCTGTAGGACTTGATTCCGAACTTGTGAACACGTATTTTGCGGGAACACAATCCAGAATTGAAGGACTTTCTCTCGAGATGTTGGAAGAAGAAACCGTACGCCGCCACAAAGCAGCTTATGACCCAACTTATTTCCCAAACAACTTAGAACCAGGTGGAGTACATTATTACCGTAAAAATGGAGATAGCCATCTTTACACTCCGATCACAGTTCATAAATTACAAAAAGCAACACAAGAAAACGATTACAAAACATTCAAAGAGTTTTCTGCTCTCATCGACAACCAAAACGAAAGAGCGATCACACTTAGAAGTTTGTTCCAGTTGGACTTTGAGGGATCAAAGGCTATTCCAATCGAAGAAGTGGAATCAGTAAAATCGATTCTCAAACGTTTCCAAACAGGAGCGATGAGCCATGGTTCCATTTCTTGGGAAGCACATACAACTCTTGCCATTGCCATGAACCGAATTGGTGCAAAATCCAATACGGGAGAAGGTGGAGAAGACCCAGTTCGTTTCAAAACCCTCCCAAATGGAGATAGCATGCGTTCGGCGATCAAACAGGTGGCATCTGCAAGGTTTGGTGTGACAATGGAATACCTCACAAACGCTGATGACATCCAAATCAAAATGGCACAGGGCGCAAAACCAGGAGAAGGTGGACAGTTACCAGGACACAAGGTAGACAAATACATTGGATGGTTACGTTACTCCACACCTGGTGTAACACTCATCTCCCCTCCTCCTCACCATGATATTTATTCAATTGAAGATTTAAAACAGCTCATCTTCGATTTAAAAAATTCAAACCCAAGAGCTCGTATTTCCGTAAAACTAGTTTCGGAATCAGGTGTAGGAACAGTAGCGGCAGGAGTTGCAAAAGCACATGCCGACCATATCCTCATCGCAGGTCACGAAGGGGGAACAGGAGCAAGTCCGATTTCTTCCATCCACCATGCAGGAACACCTTGGGAACTTGGACTTTCAGAAACCCACCAAACACTTGTTGCAAACGGCTTACGCGACCGCGTGTATCTAGCAGTAGACGGTAAACTCCTCACTGGAAAGGACGTTGTGGTAGGAGCTCTCCTCGGTGCGGAAGAGTTTGGATTCTCCACATCAGCTCTTGTTTCTGTGGGTTGTATCATGATGCGTAAATGCCATCTCAATACATGCCCCGTTGGTGTTGCGACCCAAGATGAATTTTTAAGAAGTAAGTTCACAGGAAAACCTGAGTATGTTGTGAACTTCATGACCTTTGTTGCGGAAGAAGTACGTGAGATCATGGCAAAACTTGGTTTCAGAACTTTCGAAGAAATGATTGGCCAAGTGGAAAAAATCAAATTCAAACGACCTCACCACCATTGGAAAGCTCGTGGACTTGATTTTAGCAAAGTGCTCCATAGACCAAACCCTGTATTCCCTACAGGACTCTATCGTGCCAAAGAACAAAACCACCACTTGGATGAACAAATTGACAACGAGCTCATTCGTAAGTCTTTAGCAGCGATTGACCACAAACAACCTGTCAAAATCCAAACATCCATCGTGAACTTAAACCGTTCAGTTGGAACCATGCTCAGCCATGAAGTCACTAAAAAATACGGTGTGGATGGTCTTTCTGAAGATACAATTGACATTGAGTTTACTGGAACCGCAGGACAGTCGTTTGGTGCCTTTGTGACCAAAGGGATGACACTTCGCCTGGTGGGTGAAGGAAATGACTATGTAGGAAAAGGACTTTGTGGTGGAAAACTCATCTTTCAAACTCCTAAAAATGCTCCTTACAAAGCGGAGGAAAACATCGTTATTGGTAACACATGTTTCATTGGTGCCACGAGTGGGTATGCCTATGTAAACGGTATGGCCGGTGAACGTTTCTGTGTGAGAAACTCTGGAGCCCATGTCATCGTGGAAGGAACTGGTGACCATGGTTGTGAATACATGACCGGTGGACGAGTCATCATCTTAGGTGAGATTGGTCGTAACTTTGCTGCGGGTATGTCAGGTGGAATTGCTTACCTTTGGGATCCAAAGAAAAACAAAGAAGTACTCATCAACAAAGAAATGGTCGACTTAGATCCGTTAACTGATGCATCAGAGATAGCAGAAGTTAAAAAAATGGTAGAAGACCATAAAAAATACACTGGGTCCAAACGTGCAGAAGAAGTTCTAAACAATTGGGATGAAGTAATCAAACAAATGATCAAAGTAATTCCGAGAGATTACAAAAAAGCCTTAGAAAAAATGGCTTCTGAAAATGGATCGGAAAAACAAAAAACAGAGGGGGTAACAACTCGTGGGTAA
- a CDS encoding LA_0442/LA_0875 N-terminal domain-containing protein gives MKLIVKQILKIATLLVLLSTNVSAENILLKKGGTIKGKVVEQDQYKLKIRKEDGTTVVLNKTEILKVVYKDQLTAAEEDKLRKAEEEKERIKREKEEAARLKKEQEEAARLEKENAKNNAILEAEAKRKQEEDARLAEAEKKNLTRAGATWRSAVLPGWGQWKQGRKVQAIVYPSIIAIGLFFTYDKHRMYLNAKRDYNNLDNPYTTNGLIRAAFTPQTAAVSPGEAVVASQLGPFKGQRESVERHYQEMQYIGIATLLAYAWNIFDAYYFHPTGSGLSMDDTRKEKFFLHSTVDRVGYHPTAIAGDRGIEHRTQLGYEVTF, from the coding sequence TTGAAACTAATTGTAAAACAAATCTTAAAAATCGCAACACTTTTGGTACTCCTTTCAACCAACGTTTCTGCAGAAAACATTCTCCTCAAAAAAGGGGGAACTATCAAAGGGAAAGTTGTAGAACAAGACCAATACAAACTTAAAATCAGAAAAGAAGATGGAACCACCGTTGTTCTCAATAAAACTGAAATTTTAAAGGTCGTTTATAAAGACCAACTAACAGCTGCAGAAGAAGATAAACTCAGAAAAGCAGAAGAAGAAAAAGAACGTATCAAACGAGAAAAAGAAGAAGCAGCAAGACTCAAAAAAGAGCAGGAAGAAGCAGCTCGTTTGGAAAAAGAAAACGCTAAAAACAATGCGATCCTAGAAGCAGAAGCAAAACGAAAACAAGAAGAAGACGCAAGACTTGCAGAAGCAGAAAAGAAAAATCTAACACGAGCAGGGGCAACATGGCGATCTGCTGTTCTCCCAGGATGGGGACAGTGGAAACAAGGAAGAAAGGTGCAAGCAATTGTTTACCCTTCCATCATTGCCATTGGACTCTTTTTTACGTATGACAAACACCGCATGTATCTCAATGCAAAAAGAGATTATAATAATTTAGATAATCCTTATACAACAAACGGACTCATCCGTGCTGCTTTCACACCACAAACCGCTGCTGTTTCACCTGGAGAGGCGGTGGTTGCAAGCCAACTTGGACCGTTTAAGGGCCAAAGAGAATCTGTAGAAAGACACTACCAAGAAATGCAGTACATTGGGATTGCCACCTTACTTGCGTATGCTTGGAACATCTTTGATGCGTATTACTTCCACCCCACAGGTTCTGGACTCAGTATGGATGATACAAGGAAAGAAAAGTTTTTCCTCCATTCAACGGTAGACAGAGTTGGATACCACCCAACAGCCATTGCTGGGGACAGAGGCATAGAACATCGTACACAATTAGGTTACGAAGTCACCTTCTAA